The sequence below is a genomic window from Saccopteryx leptura isolate mSacLep1 chromosome 3, mSacLep1_pri_phased_curated, whole genome shotgun sequence.
cataaaactcatacagctcctcatcactgtcaaaactcccatcctttGTTAtcctcgtctgtgtctgatgatgaatcagtccttatatattgccttgtcctcagttccctctatggcatctgaaatgccacacttctttaaTGATTtaacaatgatctcaatcttgatattatcccaggatcttttcacccgggtacaaacttctcctatagttggtttcttcattcTTCCTGCCAGTGTCAAATTGTctccagaagacttcatccattgattCCATTTGTCTCTTATGGCAGCTttaaagggtttgttaatgctgacatcaagtggttggattTGGGATGTCAAGCCTTCAAatatgacagcaagttttgttttttgctctgcagcaatctttgtgttttttgttatgtgtgccctgaactgatcaagcaccaatagggcaggtttgcgtaagagcccacctggtctccttctccaaactttctcaaatcaGATAtttatcccatcctgatccatcaatccttgtcatgaacatggacaatcattcctagaggaatgtcttcttttgaaattgTTTTGAGTTTGAAAATTAGCATTGGAGGCAGCTTGATtctgtcagcacaacaagctagaacaactgtataatggctcctttcatgtccacttgtcttcacagttacagttttcacccccttcttgttaacagttctgttacttgggacatcaaattgaagggggacttcatctATGTTTGCAATCTGTTCCAACTCAAATtgatgtgtcttccaacattgaatgacaaaatgatgaaattcaaggaccttctgctcatagctttcaggcatcttttggacaAGTCTGGTGCATggacgcatgcttagtccattccgtttcatgaacctgaagcaccagttGTGTCCTTTTTTGAAATCAGCAACTTCTTTTATATCCGTAAttattcttgcctcatgctgaaccatctttgtagaCATAGGAATTCCAATTACCCTTTGTTCTTTAATCCGTATCTTcagttccctctctaaatcaggccattttgctgacttacccctcatggccttcttctgccatggcattttcagtagggctTCTTCCCATAACCAGTCTTGAATTGATTTTTCAGTTGgagaggaccaaacttacattcaacAGGAtgattttcattcacttttgcaaactgtatcacttttaacttgaattcagcactgtacaataatgttttctgagccatttctgggaagaaatgttgcaaaatgtaatataCTGGTGACAAGTGAGAAACagtgagcacaaagacaacaagtgtaaaaaaaacagaaaatcaagtaaaaaatgtacaaccactatataagacgcacccagtttttagaccccattttttttgaaaaggggtgcattttatacatggggaaatacagtatttgtctttttctacctggcttagttcacttagcataatgaacTCTGGgtctatccatgccattgcaaaaggtaagatttccttccttttcatgtctgtgtagtattccattgtgtatatgtgctaTACCTTTGtaacccactcatccactgatgaacacttgggctgtttctagatcttgttTATtgtaaacatgggagtgcatatcttcttttgaattagtgtttttggattcgtaagatatattcctaaaagtgagatagctgggtcaaaaggcagatccatttttaattttttcaggaaattctatactgttctccacagtggccgCACAactctgcatttccaccagctgttcaggagggttcccttttttccaccccctcaccagcactttctgtttgttgatttgttaataatagccattctggcaggtgtgaggtggtatctcattgtggttttaatttgcatttctctgatgattagtgatgttgagcacttttccatatgcctattggctatctatatcttctttggaatatTCAGATCTTcttctattcagatcctttgcccatttttaaattgaattgtttacctttctaatgttgagttttataagttctttataaattttggttactaacccctcaGACgcatcagcaaatatgttctcccattgagctggttgtctttttattttgttaatattgtcttttgctataaaaaagctttttagtttgatatagtcccatttgtttattttatcctttatttcacttgcctatgaagatatatattggcaaaaatatacagagatgtctgagagtctattgcctatgttttttttcaagctgtttatgatttcatgacttacatttaattcttttaccattttgagtttgttgtgCGGCTGCCAGCAGACTgcgggaacactggctgtgacccttTCTTCTGCCacagctttgttttattttctccccctctgcccctcaatctCACCACTCCTCCTGACAGAAGTAGATCCAGTCACTCAGGTTTCTCCCTTCTCTGGAGCCCCAGCAGACAGACACCCAGATAGCCTTGGCTTCTATTCTTTCCTGAGCTGACTGTGAGTGCATCTTATCACTCAACCCTTCCCACTGTTAGTCCATTTATTGCACAGATCTCTCAGGCAAGCTTGTGAGCCCAGCCAAGGTTATTTCACTGTCTTATAGCTGGTTGGtgtgttaaaatttcaaggggagaggtcAAGGGCATCTCTCATGATGCCATTATGCTGAGGACatccaaacttttaaaattttatttaattttaagtaatttaaatatcCACCTGTGGCTAGTGAATTGGACAGCACAGCTATGGATGATAGCTGTTATAGGGActacttagaacaggggtccccaaactttttacacagggggccagttcactgtccctcagaccgttggagggccgaactataaaaaaaactatgaacaaatccctatgcacactgcacatatcttattttaaagtaaaaaaacaaaacgggaacaaatacaatatttaaaataaataacaagtaaatttaagtcaacaaactgaccagtatttcaatgggaactatgctcctctcactgaccaccaatgaaagaggtgctccttccggaagtgcagcggaggccagataaatggcctcagggggccgcatgcggcccgcaggccatagtttggggacccctgacttagaataTTAAATGTAAGCTTTTTAGAATTTTCTTGAGTGATATATTTTTCAATTCCTTACTTTTGAGCATGTTATATGCTGTTTGTTGTGTAATAAAATCTATAGCAGGGTCCCTATCTtggagaaaaatacaaagaagaaattaagtaaGCACAGGTAAGGCAACATAGACTTACAAGTGATATTATAATATACTTTAATCAAAAAAGAATTATACCAAGTGTAGAATTTAGAAGGGCAAATGATCTTTTGAGGAATAGGAGGGCTTGTGCTGCATAAGCATGTTATACAATTTGGATgggttaaaaaaaggaaagaaaagtccaGGTAGAGgcacagtaaaaataaaactaggaggatagaaacctgacaaatgtaatcAGGGCTCAGTGAGTACACTAGTTTGCTGTGGTGATGAGAGTTGAAACAAAGCTGAAAATGTGTTTTGGAAGATGCTGTCAACTATATCATGTAGTTACAGCTAGCTGCCTTTGAATTTATAGCTAAAAAGCTTGGGATGTATCTTTTAGGTAGTGAAAATTCAAAATCATTGAAAAACTTTGAGCTAAAGAGAAATATAatcagagttttgtttgtttgtttttggggtttttttttgttttttttttgtatttttctgaagttggaaatggggaggcagtcagacagaatcccacatgcacctgaccaggatccagccagcacgcccaccaggggtcaatgctttgcccatctggggcttcgctgttgcaaccagagccattccagcacctgaggcagaggccacagagccatcctcagcgcccaggccaacttttgctccaatggagccttggctgcgggaggggaagagagagacagagaggaaggagagggggaggggtggagaagcagatgggtgcttctcctgtgtgccctggccgggaatcaaacccaggactcctgcacgccaggccaacgctctaccactgagccaactggccagggctataatcaGAGTTTTAATGTGGGAAAATAAGCTTGGCAGGTGTGTGATGAGCAGAATCAGAGTTTTTGTTGTGGGAAAAATAACCTCACCAGATGTGCGATAAGCAGAATAATGAGTTAGGAAGCTTACACTCATCTAGGCAGGAGATTAAAGGTTTCTGAGCCAGAGGGTGGCTATAGAAATGAGACTTTATAGAGGTAAAACTGAAAGATATTAGAATATAAGTGAGTAGGCACTGAAGGAAGTAAATGTGGCAGAACTGTAGCACTGATGGGGGGTGGAAGAGAGAGTCCAGTTAAGTATCATTATATGGGATGTGCATGAATGTATTACAGTATGAACCTTGAAGTGAATTGGAAGTTTTCCATAAGGAAACAGAGTCACTTGATAGTTACTTGGCTATGAAGAAATTACTGGAAATAGTTAGTCACTGTCTACACATTTTGGTGCTGCAATAAAACTTATCTTGAACCAACACTTACTCTGAAATATTTAGTGTATTTTTATATGAGGACTGAAGAATTTTTAAGTTAACAAACACATGATCTGTAAATTTAAATGTAATGATAATTAGCAGCAATATTATGTTTGTAACTAGTATTGAACTCCCATCCTTCCACATGGCCATTCTGTTCCCACTCTCCACCTTGCCCTTAAACCTCTGCTAgtgctattattttctttttagagtgaACAAAAGCAAACAGTAAAGAACTAGTGTGAGAACCTGAATCCAACATCATGTGGTCTGGGTACTAAAACTTTTATTGATTATTACCCATTGTATTGGGTAATAgactaaaatacttttttttcctttcttactgGAATTGGAAGTGTGAGGTCAGACTGGTATTAGCCATTTTCTTCTTATAGTCTTCATCGAATCTCTCATTCTGAGCCACGGTAAAGTGATTCTTCCAGTCTCCAACTGCCCCTGAAACAACACATGGGAGAGTCAGTAACTGGTGGAAGAATTTGTTTCTCTAcacttctggggttttttttttattttttttgtttgtttgtttgttttatgcttCTGTTTTTGTGTGATGATTTCTACTCTACCCTCCAAGAGCAGCAGTATTGGACAAAACATTTCTCTTGCTAGCCTGTCATTTCCTCAGCCCGAAGAGAAGTAGAATTCTTGTCTGATGTGAGAAATGGAGAGCCTATGACCCACTGAGCCACATTATTGGGGGAAACCAGACCACTGTGCTAAAACAGCCAGCCACAggggttttcttgtttttctcctatCTTCCTGCACATCAAAGCATGGTCAGTGGGTATACTGATTGCTTCCATTCTGTACACAGACAAGACAGCCTGTTTCTGAGAGAACTCAAGGTATAGTCttaagacaatttaaaaatcctcCAACTGTCCAATTTCAATCCCTGTTACCTTTCCTCTATAaaaatttgtgtgttttgttCACTACTCTGAACATTAACTAGAACTGTGTATGGCACAGAATGGCTACTCAATAAGTatttctgaatgaataaatataactgATAGCATAGagccatctataaaatgggtttcTTGCTCCATcttgacttgatttttttttgtattttaactatCATCTAGAACCCTGGAGGGAAAGAGGATAAGGGATTGTATTTAGACACTATACTTCCTTCTCCAGTTGTGGTAAACATTGTTTTTATGTCATCTGTTGTTTCTTAAATACTTTCTCCCCAGTATCATTTATTATAgatcttatttttcttatccatAGAAATCTCCCCAAAGTCTCTGAAATATTTGACAGTTCTTTTAAAATCattactaaaataaaacataaaaaaccttttctcataaatggagaaataaagtGGTTCATGATTTCAGTAGGAATTGATGAATAGTTTGCCATTGGATTTTGCTTCATAACATCAAATGAAGTATGATGGATAATTTTATCTAGAACGTTATCATCTATGTTCTTTCCaataaattctcccagtttccgAATTTCATGCTTTGGATTCtataaacaaagtgaaaagaaaagttAAGATTTGATATAAGatagttttaaaagaatattgaatTATTATAGTGATAAGTAACATCatgagttaaaatttttaaaaaaattaaatttaaaaaatcacaaatgcTCAACTTTTCAGAAAGGAGTCACTTTAATATGGtggcacatatttttatttttattaattggtaTTATTAAGCTTTTCTTGATCTAAGATAGAAGCAGCTATTCAGCGTGATTATATGCAGTGTGTGGAGAATGTTTCACTAAATGAAAGtatgaaaacttaatttttttttctaatcagtgagaggaggggaggcagggtaagacttctacatgcaccctgaccaggatccaccagtcAATCCTactagggggcattgctctgcccatctgggacccttgcttcattgcaactggtaccattttttagtgcctgaggcagagaccatagagctatcctcagcacctgggcccaactcgcttctgtcaagccatggctataggaggggaggaaaagagagagagagagacaaaaatgagagaaggaagggtggagaagcagatgggtgcttctcctgtgtgtcctgaccagaattgaacctgcGACATCCATCCACCccactgatgctctaccactgtgccaactggccaggaccggaATGTGTGAAAacttaacagttcaaatgttatgtaaatgtttacctgaagcctatgctatgtacttttattgatcaatgtcaccccattaaatttaatttttttaataaaatttaaaaagaactaattTCCAAATGTTCTGCTCAAATCAATTATCAGAAGGGTCTTGGTCAACTAAATGTCTAACATGAAAAGTTCATAGACTAATGATGAGAACAAAAATATTGCAGGAGGATAGGGGCAGACAATTTAAGACCTGATTACAAAAAGGTTGTCTCTCATTTCTGACACTGATAGAAATGTCCCCAGATATTGCTAAGGTGGTAGAAGGATGAGAGAAGATGTTTTGGTATTTATGAAGTACCTAAGAGGCACCCATGGCTTATAACTCTAGTGCCCAGCATGTCCAGGTGTTTCTTTGTCTCCGAGAGGAACTCTGTTCACGGTAGCCACTATTTTCTCATTAGAGGGACACAACACCCTGGGAAGAGTGGCTATGGGAGGAGTGGTGGGGGAGGAAAAGTGAAAAAGTTTACGTTGACAGCTGTATCTTCTGCTCTAAAACAAGCTTCTGCTTTAAAAACTTAGATGTCAAAAATGCTTAATTTAATTGGCATTACAGACTAGGAATCAGGAGGAGTACTGAAAGCTGTGAACTTTGTATGACTACATTCAAAGAATGTTCCAAAATATgatcacagaaaaacaaatttttagtgagagacagagatagatagagagatgacaggaaaggaaaaagatgagaagcatcaactcatagttgtgtcactttagttgttcattgattgctttctcatatgtgccttgaccaaggggctacagctgagccagtgaccccttgctcaagccagtggcctttggacATAAACCAGCAATGataggatcattttgatgatcccatgctcaagccaacaaccccatgctcaagatggtgagcccacactaaagctgaatgggcccacgctcaagccggtgatcttagggtttcaaatttgggtcttcagcatctcaggttgacactctatccactgtgccaccacctggtcaggcaaagaggaAATTTTATACTGATAACTGTGTAGGTTGTCCTGATAGCTCTTTAATCATGGTTCTAAGAATACTAGAAATGTAAAACCTTGTCTATTTTTAATATTGCCTGActgggaggtggcacagtggatagagcattaaactgggacacagaggacccaggttctaaaccttgaggtcactggcttgagcatagaatcatagacatgaccctgtggtcgctggcttgagtccaaaggtcattggcttgaaacccaaggtcagtggcttaaacccaaggtcattggcttgagcaaggggtcactcactttgctgtatctcccagtgaaggcacatatgagaaagcaatcaatgaacaactaaggtgccacaacaaagaattgatgcttctcatctctcttccttcctgtctgcctgtccctatctgtccctctctctgtctctctcaaacaaAAAGGATTCTAatcacaaaaaatataataaatatatatgttgacAGATGTTAACTAGGCTTATTGTGGACATCATTTTGAAGTATATGCAAATATTAAATTATCATGTTGTGTACCTAATACTAAagcaatgttatatatcaatttaaaaaacaaagaaaaatgatgcTGTGTTTTTCACTCTTGATATTTTATAGAAACAACTGGAAAAGCCCCACCTATAACTGAAACTAAGAAGAGTGTATCAGAACTGTTTGATACACATGAATCCTCTAGAAATCTTGTAAAACTGCACATTCTGACTTAGCAATCCTGATATGGGCTCTGATAGACCATGCAGCTAGCCTCCAAAGCACCTTATGATTACCAAGGCtttcaataataaacttaagaaCAGAGACTAATTCTGCATAGATCTTGGTATTTAGTGGAGTTACAGCAAGTACTGACTAGATAGattatcatttacaacaaattaCCATGAACATCATTTCATTTAGTCCTCATAACAGATCTCAGAGGAATATAATATACTATGTCCCTTTTGAATTTGAGGAAACTAAGTCTTTAAGATGTGTCTTTACCAAGAATAATTGCCAGTAGGAAATAAAGCCAGAATTTGAATTCAAGAATTTTGACTAAATCATTAGTATTTTTCATTATACTAGATATAATTTCTTGAACTGTGTCTTGAAATTGATGTCCTTCAAGTACTAatgaagaaaaccaaaatgtgttagagaaaaatttttcttgtaaacagaattttaaaataaatatgcctATAAGGAAAAAGTATATCATACCCCAGAGTACCAGAAAATTGCAGGTGAGACTTCGTGATGAATAAATTCATGATGTTCCATTTACATTTTGATACATGAATAGCTATAGCCAATGAAATGCAGCAAGTTTTTGTTCACTTTTTCAGTCTGTGAGTCCCTGATTGGTCCCAAACATTATGACTTAAATATCTGGTAGTCAAATAGGAACACATGAGACATCACTGCTCCTCACCATCTTCAGGTCCTCATAGAAGAGGTAGAGAATGCGGTGTTGGCCTTTGGCTTCCCACCATCCTTTCACGTGGTCATACCAAGAACCCCAGCACACTGCAAGACAGGATGTAAAACAGGAATGAGTCACAGTAGCTCAACCAACAAATATTCTGCTGAAAAGAGAATTCCCGATGTCACATTGATGATTCCTTCACATTAAAGGCAGAACCTGTGCTGTTCTAAGaaaatgattctttctttttatattgtttaaaaGTTTTGAGAAAAGAAGGATTCAAAGCTGATTTTTTTATACCTTTCCCATTCAGAAAACTCTCAAAATACTCTTCCCAGGTTCCTGGAGCAGGCAGTGCTTTATTCATCCTTTGGAAATGGTAATAAGACACCATATTGTCCTTGGGATTTCTTGCTACATAGATTATCTGAGAATAGTGGGAGGATAGGAAGAAACACAAACAAGATTAGACTTTTGCTTAATTACAGCCCAGATAGATTATGTTAGGATGGATACATTTCATGCAGGTGAATTTTTCTGATGCTTTTTTTTGTCATCTTGGTGTTCATGAAAGATGAAAGGGTTCATATTAGCATGCATATTAATTATTGTGAAGAGGTGAactatatttctttaataatagGTGAAGTGTTTTAAGAGGAAATAGATTGGAGACcagagtgtaaggtatttttcccagccaagaaggaaggaagggccggAGCCACagagtgtggaataataaatggctttattgagtacagagcacgcatcccacccagcaaggttccctggccccgaggtaagatgaaGGCCAGGGAAGTTACatggattaaaccacgtgggagatatttaaaggggtccctctagaaaagtggagctaacatgacatggtgaaatcccactggctggtagatggttgcttttttccaaatggttcctgtgaagcctcttttggtgcacttggttgtgggcggtcctagccaaagttcgcgggtctgagtttcccaagtgaccatcccccattatccaccgaccttacattctgaccttttgtgttaaatagaaaaaggggcatcATTTATTCATCtcgctacttcctgctgaataggggcatcgtggggagggggagatcagaaggtggtggttttgaggggtgtcaggaggaatatctgtgtggccttgagttgagaaacttcacagatgtggtcctgtaaggatttttaaaaaagaggagtaatagggggatttgtagggtccagtcttttggtgagctggagatggatggagtccagtggttccgactgccagtggtcctgtaaggaggcaagcttgaggcagaactgcatgtcaggagtggaataaaaggggaaaggaaggggtcccatccattcccataactgagacctgtgaggaaactagaggtccagaatgtgatggcaaaacagagaaggtagcccccgtgtccacagaaatgagatggacttactcactagttgcagcataccctgggtatgccaccaccttctgatctccccctccccacgatgcccctattcagcaggaagtagccagatgaataaacagcgCCCCTTTtactatttaacacaaaaggtaagaatgtaaggtcggtggataatgggggatggtcacttgggaaactccgagtccaggccatgtcctaggagtttgagtgatgcatccacctggctggattggccttcccatatgggcagcttgtcctccacatagaggcactgaggaaaaacctgttgcccaaaggggcaatcgctccaccagtgattgggctgcttgcagtcagggcagggttcagtgggcagctgccggcaggggccctgctgggaccagtggtcctgcttgcaacacttaaagcaagctgctggtggctctgctggtctcagggttgccacaagagttggggtttagagcattaccttctgctgcgtGAGGGCCTGGCGAATAGCCTTGGcatgtttctactagttgggaccattaaaaactttaaatgctgtgttcacaggttctggatagggatttgggggattgggaataagaggaggagggctcatgcagagcccggcacccagatcctacaggaaatgctggagccaaaggcaggacagggccagaacttcctgcaaggaaattggggttggacgtcctgaaaaccggtgtaagagccaatgccaggctgagaatggcctgatggaggaggggtttaagaacacagtggagaagggaggggcccctggccagcaggggaggagaaagagatggtagtggtgaataagaaacaggtttttgagaagggaggggagggggctctcagagagaagaaagctgagcacaaaagaggtccacagagggaccagagaaaagtcctgagagaggggcggCAActccaggggtcaggcaggagaaaaagagagttgggagtccatggagaaggaaaaattaggagtggaggttttaggtgaggtctctctggccagaaaaaggcctgcacgaTGAAACAGGctgcacagagattaaggacgggtgcgtgaataattagaaaccgtgtatgtaagagatctccaatcagttcccagcttttttggtgatagttaaattggtgagggtgttaaaaccgaaagtcccttcaggaggctaattgagtgggttctgtggcctgcccacagcagagaagaacagtttcttcttatttatggagggagattcctgtgcccccacagccaccctcagtcctcagagtggtcagatttgagtattagcatcctaaaaactcaaggtctggccgtggacagaaaaggtaaagtggatatgctccaGACGCCTCTGTGGGCACACACGCACTTGGACAGAAAAGAGTTCCCTTACATAGctacggtttcagacagggagtcttggcaaaaagaactgaggggaggctggaggcaggggacttaccgcaccatgcgccgaagtgggtggaatgtcggagatcctggttctttctcctggttctttctcggaggggatgaggaagaggagcagtccttgcggacttctactccttccgggtttttggcatcaaaatgtaaggtatttttccccaccgagaaagaaggaagagggctcggagccaccaagtgtggaataacaaaaaggctttattcagtacagagcacacatcccacccagcaaggttccctggccccgaggtaagatggaggccaggaaagttgcacggattaaacctcatgggagatatttaaaggggtccctctagggaagtcaagctaacATGATGTgctgaaatcccactggctggtagatggtcgcttttttccaaatggttcctgtgaagcctcctttggcacgcttggttgtgggcggtcctagccaaagtcgcgggtctgagttccccacgtgaccatcccccattatccactgaccttacacagAGTACAACTCAGAATTCCGTTTGTTCTTTACCTTACagtttttctctaaaaaagatGGAGGCAGCAAGTGGATGGGAAGGTGCGTTTTCAGGGTTCGTGGTGAGGGCATTGCATTAGCTTTTTCCAAACCTGTAAAATTGATTTTGATCATTTTCCActatttttctctatttgctTCAAAATATTGCTGTTGCTTTCATTATTACTACTTTAGAAACAACTGAACAATGGAAGGCAGCTGTAACTGTCTGTAGACCTGGTCTAAGTCAGTATGTCTAACCTATGAGTGAATTTTTTGGCTAgaacagtttcttttatttttttttattttatttatttatttatttttttgtatttttctgaagctggaaacggggagagacagtcagacagactcccacatgcgcccgactgggatccacccagcatgcccaccagggggcgacgctctgcccatgagggggcgatgctctgcccctctggggcatcgctctgccatgaccagagccactctagtgcctggggcagaggccaaggagccatccccagtgcccgggtcatctttgctccaatggagcctgggctgcgggaggggaagagagagacaga
It includes:
- the LOC136400470 gene encoding sulfotransferase 1C4, with amino-acid sequence MALNKVEDLKFDGTERLTFDYVKGILQPTPTCDTWDQIWNFQAKPDDLLISTYPKAGTTWTQEIVDLIQNEGDVDKSQRAPTHVRFPFIEWIIPSIGSGLEKANAMPSPRTLKTHLPIHLLPPSFLEKNCKIIYVARNPKDNMVSYYHFQRMNKALPAPGTWEEYFESFLNGKVCWGSWYDHVKGWWEAKGQHRILYLFYEDLKMNPKHEIRKLGEFIGKNIDDNVLDKIIHHTSFDVMKQNPMANYSSIPTEIMNHFISPFMRKGAVGDWKNHFTVAQNERFDEDYKKKMANTSLTSHFQFQ